Proteins found in one Triticum aestivum cultivar Chinese Spring chromosome 4D, IWGSC CS RefSeq v2.1, whole genome shotgun sequence genomic segment:
- the LOC123096302 gene encoding uncharacterized protein, producing the protein MALQMQAPSLTRAPAGSPARLRSAFCAPPLLVRVRLPAPGRARSAAAARITMRFGRVETKQAYICRDCGYIYKDKTPFEKLSDDYYCPVCAAPKRRFRPYEPPVAKNANATDARKARKEQLKKDETVGKALPIGIAVGIVALAALFFYLNSVY; encoded by the exons ATGGCACTGCAGATGCAGGCCCCGTCGCTGACGCGCGCGCCGGCGGGGAGCCCCGCGCGGCTCCGGTCGGCGTTCTGCGCGCCGCCGCTGCTTGTGCGGGTCCGGCTGCCAGCGCCGGGCAGGGCGAggtccgcggcggcggcgcggatcacGATGCGGTTCGGCCGCGTTGAGACGAAGCAGGCCTACATCTGCCGGGACTGCGG GTACATATACAAGGACAAGACCCCGTTTGAGAAGCTGTCCGATGACTACTACTGCCCTG TCTGTGCCGCTCCCAAGAGAAGATTCAGGCCTTACGAACCACCGGTGGCCAAGAACGCCAACGCCACTGATGCCCGGAAGGCGAGGAAGGAGCAGCTCAAAAAGGACGAGACCGTGGG GAAAGCTTTGCCTATTGGTATCGCAGTTGGAATCGTTGCATTGGCGGCCCTGTTCTTCTACCTGAACAGTGTCTACTAG